In a genomic window of Leisingera caerulea DSM 24564:
- a CDS encoding alanine/glycine:cation symporter family protein, with translation MSKSIKAAALSAPLLLAATAPAMAQSVDERVNELFANSTGWFVNLIFSPFPGTSFPWIVAWLVVAATVFTIYFGLIQFRAFPHSISLVKGDYSDPNDAGEVSHFQALATALSGTVGLGNIAGVAVAVGIGGPGATFWMILAGLMGMASKFTECTLGVKYRNEFPDGHVSGGPMYYMTKGFAERGLPMGKVLAVMFSIFCILGALGGGNMFQANQAHAQISGVIGEYPGWITGVVFAGVVFAVIVGGLKSIARVTEKVVPFMGVMYVLTALVILAMNADQIGWAFGQIFDGAFTGLGVAGGMVGALIQGFKRAAFSNEAGVGSAAIAHSAVRTKEPITEGFVSLLEPFIDTVVICTMTALVIIITGQLVQDPNTGLYLLDEGAATIQTVDGNKGVALTSAAFSSAFGWFQYVLAIAVILFAFSTMISWSYYGLKAWTFLFGEGETKELVFKVIFCIFVVIGAAANLGPVIDFSDAAIFAMAVVNIIALYFLMPIVKKELNSYLSRLKTGEIKKYV, from the coding sequence ATGAGTAAATCAATCAAGGCGGCAGCCCTGTCTGCACCGCTGCTGCTGGCAGCAACCGCGCCGGCGATGGCACAATCCGTCGATGAGCGGGTCAACGAGCTGTTTGCCAATTCGACCGGCTGGTTCGTCAACCTGATCTTCAGCCCGTTCCCCGGCACCAGTTTCCCCTGGATCGTGGCTTGGCTGGTGGTCGCGGCCACCGTGTTCACCATCTACTTCGGCCTGATCCAGTTCCGTGCCTTCCCGCACTCGATTTCGCTGGTCAAGGGCGACTATTCCGATCCCAATGACGCGGGCGAAGTCAGCCACTTCCAGGCGCTGGCAACCGCTCTGTCGGGCACCGTCGGCCTCGGCAATATCGCCGGCGTTGCGGTGGCCGTGGGCATCGGCGGCCCCGGCGCGACCTTCTGGATGATCCTGGCCGGCCTGATGGGCATGGCCTCCAAGTTCACCGAGTGCACGCTGGGCGTCAAATACCGTAACGAGTTCCCGGACGGCCACGTCTCGGGCGGCCCGATGTATTACATGACCAAGGGCTTTGCCGAACGCGGCCTGCCGATGGGCAAGGTCCTGGCGGTGATGTTCTCGATCTTCTGTATCCTGGGCGCCTTGGGCGGCGGCAACATGTTCCAGGCCAACCAGGCGCATGCGCAGATCTCCGGCGTTATCGGCGAATACCCCGGCTGGATCACCGGCGTGGTGTTTGCGGGCGTTGTGTTTGCCGTGATCGTCGGCGGCCTGAAATCCATTGCACGGGTGACCGAGAAGGTGGTTCCCTTCATGGGGGTCATGTACGTTTTAACCGCGCTGGTCATCCTGGCGATGAACGCGGACCAGATCGGCTGGGCCTTCGGCCAGATCTTCGACGGTGCCTTCACGGGCCTCGGCGTCGCCGGCGGCATGGTCGGCGCCCTGATCCAGGGCTTCAAGCGGGCGGCCTTCTCGAACGAGGCGGGCGTCGGCTCGGCAGCCATCGCCCACTCCGCCGTGCGCACCAAGGAGCCGATCACCGAAGGCTTCGTGTCGCTGCTGGAGCCGTTCATCGACACCGTGGTGATCTGCACCATGACCGCGCTGGTGATCATCATCACCGGCCAGCTGGTCCAGGACCCGAACACCGGCCTCTATCTGCTGGATGAGGGCGCAGCCACAATCCAGACCGTTGACGGCAACAAGGGTGTGGCGCTGACTTCGGCCGCCTTCTCCTCCGCCTTCGGCTGGTTCCAGTACGTGCTGGCCATCGCGGTGATCCTGTTCGCCTTCTCCACCATGATCAGCTGGTCCTACTACGGCCTCAAGGCCTGGACCTTCCTGTTCGGCGAAGGTGAAACCAAGGAACTGGTGTTCAAGGTGATCTTCTGCATCTTCGTGGTGATCGGCGCAGCCGCCAACCTCGGCCCGGTGATCGACTTCTCCGACGCGGCAATCTTTGCCATGGCGGTGGTCAACATCATCGCGCTCTACTTCCTGATGCCGATCGTCAAGAAAGAGCTGAACAGCTACTTGTCGCGCCTGAAAACCGGCGAGATCAAAAAGTACGTCTGA
- the pdxR gene encoding MocR-like pyridoxine biosynthesis transcription factor PdxR → MIDLSGMLSKGSAEPIYLQIVGALRRQISDGSLAIGTRLPSTRALAQDLGVARSTVVTAYEQLVAEGFAEARQGAGIFVCDVAPIRPPEAPPRPQPAAVPPAPGMLQPGAPDPDVFPARSWARCVSRVARMDPLSLSHQEDSFGDPELRREIAAYAARWRGIECSADQVLVTSGAREALELTMDFLVEGEDIALEAPGFIPTQRFAKVRGWPVRWLRAGERGAEVPRRMAKVTLLTPSHQFPLGGTLPVPQRQAFLQAAGERDGWIIEDDFDSEFRYAGQPVPAMAALDREGRCIYVGTFSKTFSHALRLGYAILPPALVPRFRAGFIQPSAGAAITAQRPLAEFMASGQYDRHIRRARRLYAERYAAAADALAAWPEPLGYFTRHNAGMQICYHLAGGLADFQTCRRAADAGYGVQPLSPLDPGGQSQGLLVGFCQSSAGDLPGQIAGLRQIVAESV, encoded by the coding sequence ATGATTGACCTTTCCGGCATGCTGTCCAAGGGCAGCGCCGAGCCCATCTATCTGCAAATCGTGGGCGCGCTGCGCCGCCAGATCAGCGACGGCAGCCTGGCAATCGGCACCCGGCTGCCCTCAACCCGGGCGCTGGCGCAGGATCTGGGGGTGGCGCGCTCCACCGTGGTGACGGCCTATGAGCAGCTGGTGGCCGAAGGCTTTGCCGAGGCGCGGCAGGGTGCGGGGATCTTTGTCTGCGACGTTGCGCCGATCCGGCCGCCGGAGGCACCGCCGCGGCCCCAGCCTGCGGCTGTCCCGCCGGCGCCGGGAATGCTGCAGCCCGGCGCGCCGGACCCTGATGTGTTTCCGGCCCGGTCCTGGGCGCGCTGTGTTTCACGTGTGGCACGGATGGACCCGCTGAGCCTGAGCCATCAGGAGGATTCCTTTGGCGATCCGGAGCTGCGGCGCGAGATTGCCGCCTATGCCGCGCGCTGGCGCGGGATCGAGTGCAGCGCGGATCAGGTGCTGGTGACCAGCGGCGCGCGCGAGGCGCTGGAGCTGACGATGGATTTCCTGGTCGAGGGCGAGGATATCGCGCTGGAGGCGCCCGGATTTATCCCGACGCAGCGCTTTGCCAAGGTGCGCGGCTGGCCGGTGCGCTGGCTGCGGGCCGGGGAGCGCGGCGCGGAGGTGCCGCGGCGGATGGCCAAGGTCACGCTGCTGACGCCGTCGCATCAGTTCCCGCTGGGCGGCACCCTGCCGGTGCCGCAGCGGCAGGCGTTTCTGCAGGCGGCCGGGGAGCGGGACGGCTGGATCATCGAGGACGATTTCGACAGCGAGTTCCGCTATGCCGGCCAGCCGGTGCCCGCGATGGCGGCGCTGGACCGGGAGGGGCGCTGTATCTATGTCGGCACCTTCTCCAAGACATTCTCGCACGCGCTGCGGCTGGGCTATGCGATCCTGCCGCCGGCGCTGGTGCCGCGGTTCCGGGCCGGGTTCATCCAGCCCAGCGCAGGCGCCGCAATCACCGCGCAGCGGCCCTTGGCCGAATTCATGGCCTCCGGCCAGTACGACCGCCACATCCGCCGCGCCCGCAGGCTTTATGCCGAACGCTATGCCGCGGCGGCAGATGCGCTGGCAGCATGGCCCGAACCGCTCGGGTATTTCACACGCCACAATGCTGGGATGCAGATTTGCTATCATCTGGCGGGCGGGCTTGCAGATTTCCAAACCTGCCGCCGCGCAGCGGATGCAGGATATGGCGTCCAGCCCTTGTCGCCGCTGGACCCCGGCGGCCAGTCCCAGGGGCTGCTTGTCGGCTTTTGCCAGTCCAGCGCCGGGGACCTGCCCGGCCAGATTGCCGGCCTGCGCCAAATTGTTGCAGAGAGCGTTTAG
- a CDS encoding pyridoxamine 5'-phosphate oxidase family protein — protein sequence MRQPETETALKTERSRLRRAHERGLYDRETVYQVLDAMPLGHIGYQINGAPSVLPTLQWREGDHVYWHGSSASRAIRAMEGAEVCLTVTCMDGYVLARSAFHHSVNFRSAMLFGVAEKVTDEDAKAASLKAMVDHIFPGRWDALRPMTAQELKATALMRMPIEEGAAKIRTGAPKDDEEDYALPIWAGVVPMAMELKPPQPDPANLEGVAMPDHLSRIRIG from the coding sequence ATGCGCCAGCCCGAAACCGAAACCGCCCTGAAAACAGAGCGCAGCCGCCTGCGCCGCGCCCATGAACGCGGGCTCTATGACCGCGAGACCGTGTATCAGGTGCTCGACGCCATGCCGCTGGGCCATATCGGCTATCAGATCAATGGCGCCCCATCGGTGCTGCCGACGCTGCAATGGCGCGAGGGCGATCACGTCTATTGGCACGGCTCCTCCGCCAGCCGGGCGATCCGTGCGATGGAGGGGGCGGAGGTCTGCCTGACCGTCACCTGCATGGACGGCTACGTTCTGGCCCGTTCGGCCTTTCACCACTCGGTCAACTTCCGCTCCGCGATGCTGTTCGGGGTGGCGGAGAAGGTCACGGATGAGGATGCCAAGGCGGCCAGCCTCAAGGCGATGGTCGACCACATTTTCCCCGGCCGCTGGGACGCCCTGCGCCCGATGACCGCGCAGGAGCTGAAGGCCACCGCCCTGATGCGGATGCCGATTGAAGAAGGCGCGGCCAAGATCCGCACCGGTGCGCCCAAGGATGACGAGGAGGATTACGCCCTGCCGATCTGGGCGGGCGTGGTGCCGATGGCGATGGAGCTGAAGCCGCCGCAGCCGGATCCTGCCAACCTTGAGGGCGTGGCGATGCCGGACCACCTGAGCCGCATCCGCATCGGCTGA
- a CDS encoding MORN repeat-containing protein codes for MTRFGTAIAFSTILALAAPAWAQEGEIITTQDEIGGVYEGTFRNGLQHGTGTYKLPNGYEYTGEWVDGEVRGQGVARFPDGSIYEGEFAQGKPHGLGKLTRADGSTYEGEWQDGQIHGDGVSAYASGVRYQGSFANGKRHGKGVMQSPDGYTYDGDWAEGRQQGQAKITYAEGTVYEGSVADGQLQGQGRLETSDGLVYEGEWMSSQMHGTGRLVQPNGDIYEGELQKGRRHGTGTQTYANGDVYTGDFLNDQRHGTGTFTEKDGYSYTGAWVKGQIEGKGKAVYPDGSVYEGDFRDDLAEGQGKITYPDGSTYEGGWVAGVIEGEGTATYPNGITYTGGFKNAKNHGQGVMTYADGYRYEGGWQDGQRHGEATVTYADGSVYTGQFANSQRHGQGKIVMPDGFTYEGEWQEGKIFGRGVATYANGDVYEGSFVNGKRQGPGTMKYASGQQADGTWENGALVRSEAGDTGQTE; via the coding sequence ATGACCCGTTTCGGCACCGCAATCGCGTTTTCCACGATCCTGGCACTGGCCGCCCCGGCCTGGGCCCAGGAGGGGGAAATCATCACCACGCAGGATGAGATCGGCGGCGTCTATGAGGGCACCTTCCGCAACGGGCTGCAGCATGGCACCGGCACCTACAAGCTGCCGAACGGTTACGAATACACCGGCGAGTGGGTCGATGGAGAGGTCCGCGGCCAGGGCGTGGCGCGGTTCCCGGACGGCTCAATCTATGAGGGCGAGTTCGCGCAGGGCAAGCCGCACGGGCTGGGCAAGCTGACCCGCGCCGATGGCAGCACCTACGAGGGGGAATGGCAGGACGGCCAGATCCATGGCGACGGAGTGTCGGCCTACGCCAGCGGCGTGCGCTACCAGGGCAGTTTTGCCAATGGCAAGCGGCACGGCAAAGGCGTGATGCAATCGCCCGACGGCTATACCTACGACGGCGACTGGGCCGAGGGGCGCCAGCAAGGCCAGGCCAAAATCACCTATGCCGAGGGCACCGTCTATGAGGGCAGCGTGGCGGATGGCCAACTGCAGGGGCAAGGCCGGCTGGAGACCTCGGACGGGCTGGTCTACGAAGGCGAATGGATGTCCAGCCAGATGCATGGCACCGGCCGCCTGGTGCAGCCCAACGGCGACATCTATGAAGGCGAGCTGCAAAAGGGCCGCCGCCACGGCACCGGTACGCAGACCTATGCCAATGGCGATGTCTACACCGGCGACTTCCTGAACGACCAGCGCCACGGCACCGGCACCTTCACCGAGAAGGACGGCTACAGCTACACCGGCGCATGGGTGAAGGGGCAGATCGAAGGCAAGGGCAAAGCGGTCTATCCCGACGGATCGGTCTATGAGGGCGATTTCCGCGATGATCTGGCCGAGGGCCAGGGCAAGATCACCTATCCCGACGGCTCCACCTATGAGGGCGGTTGGGTGGCCGGCGTCATTGAGGGCGAAGGCACCGCCACCTACCCCAATGGCATCACCTATACCGGCGGCTTCAAGAATGCCAAAAACCACGGCCAGGGGGTGATGACCTATGCCGACGGCTACCGCTATGAAGGCGGCTGGCAGGACGGGCAGCGCCACGGGGAGGCGACGGTCACCTATGCGGACGGGTCGGTCTATACCGGTCAGTTCGCCAACAGCCAGCGGCACGGGCAAGGCAAAATCGTGATGCCCGACGGCTTCACCTACGAAGGCGAGTGGCAGGAAGGCAAGATCTTCGGCCGGGGCGTGGCGACCTATGCCAATGGCGACGTCTACGAAGGCAGCTTTGTTAACGGCAAGCGCCAGGGACCGGGCACGATGAAATACGCCAGCGGCCAGCAAGCGGACGGCACCTGGGAAAACGGCGCGCTGGTCCGCAGCGAGGCCGGGGACACAGGGCAGACCGAGTAA
- a CDS encoding NAD+ synthase: MADRFRVTLAQLNPTVGDLAGNAAKARAAWEEGRKAGADLVALPEMFITGYNTQDLVMKPVFHQAAIAEVEKLAADCADGPALAIGGPWVEGGRLYNAYLILKGGKIASRSLKHHLPNETVFDEVRIFEAGPLGGPYAVGNTRIGSPICEDGWHEDVAETLAETGAEFLLIPNGSPYFRNKMEVRFNMMVARAVETHLPVIYLNMVGGQDDQVFDGGSFALNPGGALAVQMPLFDECITQLDLIRTEEGWRVEEGEKAHLPDEWEQDYRVMVESLRDYMGKTGFKKVLLGLSGGVDSAIVAAIAVDALGAENVRCVMLPSEYTSRESLDDAEAVAKALGVHYDYVPISEARAAITSTLAPLFAGRDEDITEENIQSRLRGLLLMAMSNKFGEMLLTTGNKSEVAVGYATIYGDMNGGYNPIKDLYKTRVFETCRWRNANHRPWMKGPEGEVIRPNVIDKPPSAELRDDQKDSDSLPDYPELDAILEILVDLEGSIADCVAAGFSRDVAKRVEHLLYISEYKRFQSAPGARLTPRSFWLDRRYPIVNRWRDPT, encoded by the coding sequence ATGGCAGACCGTTTCCGCGTGACACTGGCGCAGCTGAACCCCACTGTGGGCGATCTGGCGGGCAACGCCGCCAAGGCCCGCGCCGCCTGGGAGGAGGGCCGCAAGGCCGGCGCCGATCTGGTGGCGCTGCCGGAAATGTTCATCACCGGCTACAACACCCAGGACCTGGTGATGAAGCCGGTGTTCCACCAGGCCGCCATTGCCGAGGTGGAGAAACTGGCGGCGGATTGCGCCGATGGTCCGGCGCTGGCGATCGGCGGGCCGTGGGTCGAGGGCGGCCGGCTTTACAACGCCTATCTGATCCTGAAAGGCGGCAAGATCGCCTCGCGCAGCCTCAAGCACCACCTGCCGAACGAGACCGTCTTTGACGAGGTCCGCATCTTCGAGGCCGGGCCGCTGGGCGGCCCCTATGCCGTCGGCAACACCCGCATCGGCTCCCCCATCTGCGAAGACGGCTGGCACGAGGATGTGGCTGAAACCCTGGCCGAAACCGGTGCCGAGTTCCTGCTGATCCCCAACGGTTCGCCCTATTTCCGCAACAAGATGGAAGTGCGCTTCAACATGATGGTGGCGCGCGCGGTCGAAACCCATCTGCCGGTGATCTACCTGAACATGGTGGGCGGCCAGGACGATCAGGTGTTTGACGGCGGTTCCTTCGCCTTGAACCCGGGCGGCGCGCTGGCGGTGCAGATGCCGCTGTTTGACGAATGCATCACCCAGCTCGACCTCATCCGCACTGAGGAAGGCTGGCGCGTGGAAGAGGGCGAAAAGGCGCATCTGCCGGACGAATGGGAGCAGGACTACCGGGTGATGGTGGAATCCTTGCGCGACTACATGGGTAAAACCGGCTTCAAGAAGGTGCTTCTGGGCCTGTCCGGCGGTGTCGACTCGGCGATTGTCGCGGCCATTGCGGTGGATGCGCTGGGGGCTGAAAACGTCCGTTGCGTGATGCTGCCGTCCGAGTACACCAGCCGGGAATCGCTCGACGATGCCGAAGCCGTCGCCAAGGCGCTGGGCGTCCACTATGACTATGTTCCGATCAGCGAGGCGCGGGCTGCAATCACCAGCACGCTGGCGCCGCTGTTCGCCGGCCGCGATGAAGATATCACCGAGGAAAACATCCAGTCCCGCCTGCGCGGCCTGCTGCTGATGGCCATGTCCAACAAGTTCGGCGAGATGCTCCTGACCACCGGCAACAAATCCGAAGTGGCCGTGGGCTATGCCACCATCTATGGCGACATGAATGGCGGCTACAACCCGATCAAGGACCTCTACAAAACCCGCGTGTTTGAAACCTGCCGCTGGCGCAACGCCAACCACCGCCCCTGGATGAAGGGCCCGGAGGGCGAGGTGATCCGCCCCAATGTGATCGACAAGCCGCCCTCGGCGGAACTGCGCGATGATCAGAAAGACAGCGACAGCCTGCCGGACTACCCCGAACTGGATGCGATCCTCGAAATCCTGGTTGATCTGGAAGGCTCAATCGCAGATTGCGTCGCGGCGGGCTTTTCCCGGGACGTGGCCAAACGGGTTGAACACCTGCTTTATATCAGCGAATACAAACGCTTCCAGTCCGCGCCTGGCGCCCGGCTGACGCCGCGGTCGTTCTGGCTGGACCGCCGCTACCCGATTGTGAACCGCTGGCGCGACCCGACCTGA
- a CDS encoding NAD(P)/FAD-dependent oxidoreductase has product MPGPRLPHFQSNLALPKAVDAVVIGGGIIGAATALELAERGHSVLLCEKGQIAGEQSSRNWGWVRISCRDPRELPLMAESLLLWAGLAARTGQETGFTRSGILYTAETAKREAQLERWLRNLDGWGQGARMVRGQQLAQLMPGHQTKACGGLLTPMDGRAEPQLATHAIATAAQAAGAKIMTECAVRSVETSAGRISGVMTERGRVACSAVVVAGGAWSRLFLGNAGISLPQLKVLNSVLRTSPVQGGPETAVRTGNLGLRKRADGGYTVSDALENIVDIVPDSFRLGWKFLPSLRHEWRALQFRVTSRWREEAAQARRWQPQQTTPFELCRVLDPAPSQKALKSGWAAAQKAFPVLQGADVVQSWGGLIDVTPDAIPVISQADRLPGLFIATGFSGHGFGIGPAAGKLAADLVTGDTPVVDPHDFRLSRFTDGSKYGPQSGY; this is encoded by the coding sequence ATGCCTGGACCGCGACTGCCTCATTTCCAATCCAATCTGGCCCTGCCCAAGGCCGTCGATGCCGTCGTGATCGGCGGCGGCATCATTGGCGCTGCCACCGCGCTGGAGCTGGCTGAGCGCGGCCACTCCGTGCTTTTGTGCGAAAAGGGGCAGATCGCGGGTGAGCAAAGCTCGCGCAACTGGGGATGGGTGCGGATTTCCTGCCGCGACCCGCGGGAACTCCCGCTGATGGCGGAATCGCTGCTGCTTTGGGCGGGGCTGGCGGCGCGCACCGGGCAGGAGACCGGGTTCACCCGTTCCGGCATCCTCTACACCGCGGAAACCGCCAAGCGCGAGGCGCAGCTGGAGCGCTGGCTGCGCAACCTCGACGGCTGGGGGCAGGGCGCCCGCATGGTGCGCGGTCAGCAGCTGGCACAGCTGATGCCCGGCCATCAGACCAAAGCCTGCGGCGGGCTGCTGACGCCGATGGACGGGCGGGCCGAGCCGCAGCTGGCCACCCACGCAATCGCCACCGCAGCCCAGGCCGCGGGTGCCAAGATCATGACGGAATGCGCCGTGCGCAGCGTCGAAACCTCGGCTGGCCGCATCAGCGGCGTGATGACGGAACGCGGCCGCGTCGCCTGTTCGGCGGTGGTGGTGGCAGGCGGCGCCTGGTCGCGGCTGTTTCTGGGCAATGCGGGTATCAGCCTGCCGCAATTGAAGGTCCTCAACTCGGTCCTGCGCACCTCGCCGGTGCAGGGCGGGCCGGAGACCGCGGTGCGCACCGGCAACCTGGGCCTGCGCAAGCGTGCCGACGGCGGCTACACCGTCTCGGACGCGCTGGAGAACATCGTCGATATCGTGCCTGACAGCTTCCGCCTGGGCTGGAAGTTCCTGCCCAGCCTGCGGCACGAATGGCGCGCGCTGCAGTTCCGCGTCACCAGCCGCTGGCGCGAGGAGGCGGCCCAGGCCCGCCGCTGGCAGCCGCAGCAGACCACCCCGTTCGAGCTGTGCCGGGTGCTGGATCCGGCCCCGTCGCAGAAGGCGCTGAAAAGCGGCTGGGCGGCAGCGCAAAAGGCCTTTCCGGTGCTGCAGGGCGCCGATGTGGTGCAAAGCTGGGGCGGGCTGATCGACGTGACCCCGGACGCGATCCCGGTAATCTCGCAGGCCGACCGCCTGCCCGGCCTGTTCATCGCCACCGGGTTTTCCGGCCACGGCTTTGGCATCGGCCCGGCCGCGGGCAAACTGGCCGCCGATCTGGTGACCGGCGACACCCCCGTTGTGGACCCGCACGACTTCCGCCTGTCGCGCTTTACCGACGGCAGCAAATACGGGCCGCAAAGCGGCTATTGA
- a CDS encoding MBL fold metallo-hydrolase: protein MTVSLSRRAALAGAAALPLAGAAAPLLAGAHGGRAEAPVAHSFKLAEMPVTTLLDASAQREGPKPMFGAAASDAEFARVSAENFISDATLQFYFTPTLVDTGGELVLFDTGLGNGGIAKALAAAGVTPDQINLVVITHMHPDHIGGLMTDGAPTFPNARYVTGAEEYNFWSKREAGDRVGDLVAKNVTPLAEKTDFIDDGASVAPGITAMASFGHTPGHMCYMLESGGRQLLLTADLANHYVWSFARPDWAFSFDVDAEAASAARRRVLAMLAADKVPMVGYHMPFPAAGFVETRGDGFRYVPVSYQLMG from the coding sequence ATGACTGTTTCCCTGTCCCGCCGCGCCGCCTTGGCCGGTGCTGCCGCCCTGCCCCTTGCCGGGGCTGCCGCGCCCCTGCTGGCCGGTGCCCATGGCGGCCGTGCCGAAGCGCCGGTTGCCCATTCGTTCAAACTGGCAGAGATGCCGGTCACCACCCTTCTGGATGCGTCAGCGCAGCGGGAGGGGCCGAAACCGATGTTCGGGGCAGCGGCCAGCGATGCGGAGTTTGCGCGGGTTTCAGCCGAGAATTTCATTTCCGACGCGACCCTGCAGTTCTATTTCACACCCACTCTGGTGGATACCGGAGGGGAACTGGTGCTGTTTGACACCGGGCTGGGCAATGGCGGCATTGCCAAGGCGCTGGCCGCGGCCGGGGTGACGCCGGATCAGATCAATCTTGTGGTGATCACCCACATGCACCCCGACCATATCGGCGGGCTGATGACAGACGGCGCGCCGACGTTTCCCAATGCCCGATACGTGACGGGCGCCGAGGAATACAATTTCTGGTCCAAAAGGGAAGCTGGCGACCGGGTCGGCGACCTGGTGGCCAAGAATGTGACGCCGCTGGCGGAGAAGACCGATTTCATTGATGACGGGGCCAGTGTGGCGCCGGGGATCACCGCAATGGCCAGCTTTGGCCACACGCCTGGGCATATGTGCTACATGCTGGAGAGCGGCGGGCGGCAGCTGCTGCTGACGGCGGATCTGGCCAACCATTATGTCTGGAGCTTTGCCCGCCCCGATTGGGCGTTCAGCTTCGATGTGGATGCAGAGGCCGCCAGCGCCGCGCGCCGCCGGGTGCTGGCGATGCTGGCAGCGGACAAGGTGCCAATGGTCGGCTATCACATGCCGTTCCCGGCTGCGGGCTTTGTCGAGACGCGCGGCGACGGCTTCCGCTATGTGCCCGTAAGCTATCAGCTGATGGGCTGA
- a CDS encoding DUF1801 domain-containing protein, whose amino-acid sequence MTQNKTVPTGASVEAFLASVEPARKAAEAQQLDALFRRVSGFEPRLWGPSIIGYGRYHYRYASGREGDFLATGFSPRKARHSIYIMPGYQDYGTILSRLGKHKLGKSCLYVNKLADIDLEVLAELIRAGLKDLNAIWPVQPE is encoded by the coding sequence ATGACCCAGAACAAAACCGTCCCGACCGGGGCGAGCGTTGAGGCATTTCTCGCCAGCGTCGAACCGGCCCGCAAGGCGGCGGAGGCGCAGCAGCTGGATGCGCTGTTCCGCCGGGTGAGCGGGTTTGAACCGCGTCTGTGGGGCCCGTCGATCATCGGCTATGGCCGCTACCATTACCGATATGCCTCGGGGCGCGAGGGCGATTTCCTCGCCACCGGCTTCTCGCCGCGGAAAGCACGCCACTCGATCTACATCATGCCGGGCTATCAGGATTACGGCACCATCCTCTCCCGCCTGGGCAAGCACAAGCTTGGCAAAAGCTGCCTCTATGTGAACAAGCTCGCCGATATCGACCTGGAGGTCCTGGCCGAACTGATCCGCGCAGGGTTGAAAGATTTGAACGCAATCTGGCCGGTGCAGCCTGAGTGA
- the gltX gene encoding glutamate--tRNA ligase produces MTTTRFAPSPTGYIHVGNLRTALMNYLIARKAGGTFILRIDDTDPERSKEEYVDAIKQDLEWLGLTWDKVERQSERLDRYVAAADRLREIGRFYEAFETPTELDLKRKKQLNMGKPPVYDRAALALSDEEKANLRAERGDGVWRFKLDHQRIEWTDGILGDISIDAASVSDPVLIRGDGQFLYTLASVVDDTEMGVTHVVRGSDHVTNTATQIQIIEALGGSVPSFAHHSLLTGPQGEALSKRLGTLALRDLREAGVQPMALLSLMARLGSSDPVELRSEMAELIEGFDINRFGAAPTKFDVEDLYPLTARYLQSLPLAAVQAHVDALGVPAEKQAAFWDMAKENITTLKDLAGWWELCRDGAEPLVADEDKDFIAEAMALLPEGPYDSESWGKWTAAVKEATGRKGKGLFMPLRKAVTGMERGPDMSALLALMEKVRARG; encoded by the coding sequence ATGACCACCACCCGTTTTGCCCCGTCGCCGACCGGCTATATCCACGTCGGCAACCTGCGCACCGCGCTGATGAACTACCTGATCGCCCGCAAGGCCGGCGGCACCTTCATCCTGCGCATCGACGACACCGACCCGGAGCGGTCCAAGGAAGAATACGTCGATGCCATCAAGCAGGACCTGGAATGGCTGGGCCTGACCTGGGACAAGGTGGAGCGCCAGTCCGAGCGCCTCGACCGCTACGTCGCCGCCGCCGACCGCTTGCGTGAAATCGGCCGCTTCTACGAGGCGTTCGAGACCCCGACCGAGCTGGACCTGAAGCGCAAGAAGCAGCTGAATATGGGCAAGCCGCCGGTCTATGACCGCGCCGCGCTGGCCCTGTCGGACGAGGAGAAGGCCAACCTGCGCGCCGAGCGCGGCGACGGCGTCTGGCGCTTCAAGCTGGACCATCAGCGGATCGAGTGGACCGACGGCATCCTCGGCGATATCTCCATCGACGCGGCCTCGGTCTCCGACCCGGTGCTGATCCGCGGCGACGGCCAGTTCCTGTACACCCTGGCCTCGGTTGTGGACGACACCGAAATGGGCGTGACCCATGTGGTGCGCGGCTCGGACCACGTGACCAACACCGCCACCCAGATCCAGATCATCGAGGCGCTGGGCGGCTCCGTGCCCTCCTTTGCGCACCACTCGCTGCTAACCGGCCCGCAGGGCGAGGCGCTGTCCAAGCGCCTTGGCACGCTTGCCTTGCGCGATCTGCGCGAAGCCGGCGTGCAGCCGATGGCGCTGCTGAGCCTGATGGCGCGCCTGGGCTCGTCTGATCCGGTAGAGCTGCGCTCGGAGATGGCAGAGCTGATCGAGGGCTTCGACATCAACCGCTTCGGCGCAGCGCCGACCAAGTTCGATGTCGAGGATCTGTATCCGCTGACCGCCCGCTACCTGCAGTCGCTGCCGCTGGCAGCGGTGCAGGCCCACGTGGACGCGCTGGGCGTCCCGGCTGAGAAACAGGCCGCCTTCTGGGACATGGCCAAGGAAAACATCACCACGCTCAAAGATCTGGCCGGCTGGTGGGAGCTCTGCCGCGATGGTGCCGAGCCGCTGGTGGCGGATGAGGACAAGGACTTCATCGCAGAAGCGATGGCGCTGCTGCCCGAAGGCCCCTACGACAGCGAGAGCTGGGGCAAGTGGACCGCCGCAGTCAAGGAAGCGACGGGCCGCAAGGGCAAGGGCCTGTTCATGCCGCTCAGGAAGGCCGTCACCGGCATGGAGCGCGGCCCCGACATGTCGGCGCTGCTGGCGCTGATGGAAAAGGTCCGGGCGCGCGGCTGA